A window from Primulina huaijiensis isolate GDHJ02 chromosome 11, ASM1229523v2, whole genome shotgun sequence encodes these proteins:
- the LOC140987101 gene encoding putative glucan endo-1,3-beta-glucosidase GVI — protein sequence MEYFHALALVVTIFLTINPVARGIGINYGLLGDNLPSPFDAIAVLKSRGVQKIRLFEPNPDVLAALQGSGIATIVGTRNEDLQALAADPSASRSWVDRNVVPYSSGLSILCISAGNEVIPGKLAQYVPGAMQNLAAALEAANLGGIQVSTTVSMEVLGTSFPPSQGVFSPETTPVMKQIVSILGAKNSPLLVNVYPYFPRAGEPEHVSLDYALLQSTAAPVPDGPLTYYNLFDAMVDTVYAALEKIGGENIEIVVSETGWPTEGGADASIGNAQIYVDNLIGLVSAGQGTPRRPNKNVDTYIFAFFNENLKPEGIERHWGLYYPDLTEVYHANL from the exons atggAGTACTTCCATGCATTGGCCCTGGTCGTAACCATCTTTTTAACCATCAATCCAG TTGCACGAGGAATAGGCATCAACTACGGACTCTTAGGCGACAATCTTCCGTCTCCATTTGATGCCATTGCAGTCCTaaaatcaagaggagtccaaAAAATTCGTCTTTTTGAGCCGAACCCTGATGTGCTTGCCGCATTGCAAGGTTCAGGGATTGCCACCATCGTTGGCACCCGAAACGAAGACCTACAAGCTCTTGCTGCCGACCCATCAGCATCGAGGTCGTGGGTGGACCGCAATGTGGTTCCCTATTCATCGGGTCTGAGTATCCTATGTATATCTGCAGGCAATGAAGTGATTCCAGGGAAATTAGCTCAATACGTACCCGGAGCAATGCAAAACCTGGCTGCCGCCCTGGAAGCAGCAAACTTAGGAGGCATTCAAGTCAGCACCACGGTTTCCATGGAAGTTTTAGGAACCTCGTTTCCTCCATCACAGGGCGTTTTCTCCCCGGAAACCACACCTGTAATGAAGCAAATCGTCTCCATTTTAGGGGCCAAAAACAGCCCTCTTCTTGTCAACGTATACCCGTATTTCCCACGTGCAGGCGAACCCGAGCACGTCTCGTTGGATTACGCTCTCTTGCAGAGCACCGCTGCACCTGTTCCTGATGGCCCGCTGACGTACTATAACCTGTTTGATGCTATGGTGGATACAGTATATGCTGCATTAGAGAAAATTGGAGGAGAAAATATCGAGATTGTGGTGTCGGAAACTGGGTGGCCAACTGAGGGGGGTGCTGATGCAAGTATAGGGAATGCGCAGATTTATGTGGATAATTTGATTGGGCTCGTATCAGCTGGACAAGGGACACCACGGAGGCCGAATAAAAACGTCGACACTTACATTTTTGcgttttttaatgaaaatttgaagCCTGAAGGAATCGAGAGGCACTGGGGTTTGTATTATCCTGATCTAACTGAAGTTTACCACGCTAACTTGTGA